From the genome of Polyangium spumosum, one region includes:
- a CDS encoding caspase family protein — translation MTVYSGEESTRSHVLLVGIDAYPCVDPLYGCANDVDALEALLLDRLSIPADSITKLVARHPVSSRRPRLPEGEPTLENLRAALEALAGERVRPGDRVFIHYSGHGTQVLPRGTRVAREALVPVDALAGGSLLFDHEVNDMLRRIAARTVDLTVVLDCCCSAGATRSALRPSDSAVRFCAVDDPDVVSPVALRRGGDLDAGLLSSFDPSDPGFLVVASAQSSESAHEGPDAGGIRHGAFTAALLDLLAREPDERIHALRWADVWQALRARVTSLFPSQHPCLLGRNERRLFGGPFRRQDPGYSVSEVDGKYRIQAGSLVGLGRGATVAIYGPTPSFFPPLHSSEELGARRGLLSVESATLSTALAGPVGEAFRLGEGARGRLVKPGREDALVVGLDPFDAELARWLSAEGPFSVVPAEGRGERVCEVFVGRSPDGRRWIGDAVYGPGAAGSEGEPPLAWVPGDDRSALLRGLLHYARYNLPLRLVRRCHDGPGILRMRVLDARNAGELMPEEFTDPPLPEAEPDPEHRYRYRLVDGQPVCFSVENRSSSPIFAQVINCAASGRVEILGQTQLEVAPWRRQAFWMRGHLGRAFSCRVSTGRSSNVDRLIVVGTASPEVDLGSLRVKESFEEAMGSTRREMLPDEEEPAEWWRATMVMVEIVRGGGRS, via the coding sequence ATGACCGTCTACTCCGGCGAGGAATCAACCCGCTCCCATGTCCTGCTCGTCGGCATCGACGCCTATCCATGCGTCGATCCGCTCTACGGCTGCGCCAACGATGTCGACGCGCTGGAGGCGCTCTTGCTCGACCGTCTCTCGATCCCAGCCGATTCGATCACGAAGCTCGTGGCGCGTCACCCGGTGTCATCGAGGCGACCGCGGCTCCCGGAGGGCGAGCCGACATTGGAGAACCTCCGCGCTGCGCTCGAAGCGCTCGCAGGGGAGCGGGTCCGTCCGGGTGATCGGGTCTTCATCCATTATTCGGGACATGGCACGCAGGTCTTGCCGCGGGGCACGAGGGTCGCGCGCGAGGCGCTCGTCCCGGTCGACGCGCTCGCGGGCGGGAGCTTGCTCTTCGATCACGAGGTCAACGACATGCTCCGTCGTATCGCCGCGCGCACCGTTGACCTCACGGTCGTCCTGGATTGTTGTTGCTCCGCGGGCGCGACGCGCTCCGCTTTGCGCCCGTCGGACAGCGCCGTCCGGTTCTGCGCCGTCGACGACCCCGACGTGGTTTCCCCGGTCGCCTTGCGACGCGGTGGGGACCTCGATGCGGGGCTCCTCTCGTCGTTTGATCCCTCGGATCCTGGTTTCCTGGTCGTCGCGTCCGCGCAATCGAGCGAATCCGCGCACGAGGGGCCCGATGCCGGTGGCATTCGTCACGGGGCATTCACGGCGGCGCTCCTCGACTTGCTCGCCCGAGAGCCCGACGAGAGGATCCATGCCCTCCGCTGGGCGGATGTCTGGCAAGCCCTCCGCGCGCGCGTCACGTCCTTGTTTCCGAGCCAGCACCCGTGTCTCCTCGGGCGGAACGAGAGGCGTCTGTTCGGCGGACCCTTCCGGAGGCAGGACCCCGGGTATTCGGTCAGCGAGGTCGACGGAAAATATCGGATCCAGGCCGGCTCATTGGTCGGCCTCGGGCGCGGGGCCACGGTCGCGATCTACGGCCCGACGCCATCGTTTTTCCCTCCGTTACATTCTTCCGAGGAGCTCGGCGCGAGGCGCGGGCTCCTGAGCGTCGAGAGCGCGACCCTTTCGACTGCCCTGGCGGGGCCCGTCGGGGAAGCGTTTCGCCTCGGCGAGGGGGCGAGGGGTCGTCTCGTCAAACCCGGGAGAGAGGACGCCCTGGTCGTGGGCCTCGATCCCTTCGACGCCGAGCTCGCGCGGTGGCTCTCGGCGGAGGGACCATTTTCGGTCGTGCCCGCCGAAGGGCGTGGGGAGCGTGTGTGCGAGGTCTTCGTGGGTCGTTCGCCCGACGGGCGGCGCTGGATCGGCGACGCGGTGTACGGGCCCGGCGCGGCCGGATCCGAGGGGGAACCCCCGCTCGCGTGGGTGCCGGGGGACGACCGATCCGCGCTCCTCCGGGGTCTTTTGCATTATGCGCGTTACAACCTGCCGCTTCGCCTCGTCCGACGATGCCACGACGGGCCGGGCATCCTGCGCATGCGGGTGCTCGACGCGCGGAACGCAGGGGAGCTCATGCCCGAAGAGTTTACCGACCCACCGCTCCCCGAGGCGGAGCCCGATCCCGAGCACCGGTATCGGTATCGGCTCGTCGATGGTCAACCGGTATGTTTTTCCGTGGAGAACCGTTCGTCTTCGCCCATCTTTGCGCAGGTGATCAATTGCGCTGCGAGCGGGAGGGTGGAGATCCTCGGACAGACGCAGCTCGAGGTCGCGCCCTGGCGGCGGCAGGCGTTCTGGATGCGAGGCCATCTCGGCCGAGCATTTTCGTGCAGGGTCTCGACGGGTCGCTCCTCCAATGTCGATCGGCTCATCGTCGTGGGGACGGCGTCACCCGAGGTGGATCTCGGCTCCTTGCGGGTGAAGGAGTCGTTCGAGGAGGCGATGGGCAGCACGCGGAGGGAGATGTTGCCGGACGAGGAGGAGCCTGCGGAGTGGTGGAGGGCCACGATGGTGATGGTGGAGATCGTGCGGGGCGGGGGGAGGTCGTGA
- a CDS encoding CHAT domain-containing tetratricopeptide repeat protein, with protein sequence MNFSFVAQAEKLHDEAMELADVGRVDAAIPLAERALSMLESALGAEHPDVAGSLSSVAGLHRTRGDLDKAEPLYLRALTILENALGPESPVVATLLNNLALLYELKGDGDKAKPLVERAVAILEKASRPELPGGAGDPASALEEARQLDDMVARLYGERKYDEAIPLAERELALLESALGPEHTDVAQLLNGLAMLWYWKGDNPKAAALHQRALTLRERALGPHHPYVAQSLNSLAMLHEQKGDYARSEPLHERALAIVEKAFGPEHPDVATVLGDLARLHYLKGDYVRAEPLWQRALAIREKAWGPEHPDVAESLNNLAELYRTKGDHARAEPLYQRALALLENTLGPEHPLVAKSLSNLALLNVRKGDYDKAEPMYQRVIVLLENALGSQHPDDLANAHHNLAMLHYRKGDYAKAEPPLLRAIATLENTRGADHPRVATWRNNLAALFLAAGETTEAMRQMERAAAIQDRNAAVLLMTGSDEQKRAYMDTLRGCTHQVISLHVQFASDAQEATRLALTTILNRKGRVLDAMTDSFAALRRRLTVADQERLDRLRCVITEYSAFMWRGPGDTLHRDHRATLARLDEERQNLEADISRRAVERQGELLPVTIEQVQAEIPEGAVLVDMVCYRPFDPQTDLWGKPRYVAYVLHRQGEIAWVDLGEAEPIDWAVVELASTLGNPAAAPRPPAREFDVSSTPIADHRAPARELDRMLLQPIRRLLGPTRRILLSPDGLLNLVPFGALVDEEGRYLVERYQFNYLASGRDLLRLAKQAAWRQGPVVVAAPDYGKSTDAAGETGFQPLHFAEREGRALARKIPGATLLAGTTATKTAITRLAGPKLLHIATHGFFLPPPPDDVDAAVRGTTHPKSFIDNPLLRSGIALACANRRHGDQNDGILTALEVSQLDLMGTKLVVLSACETGVGTISSGDGVYGLRRALVMAGAETQVMSLWRVDDAATCELMEAYYEKLLAGVGRVEALRQSQIEMLERPDRAHPFYWASFIASGNDAPLDVTP encoded by the coding sequence ATGAATTTTTCGTTCGTGGCGCAGGCCGAGAAGCTGCACGACGAGGCCATGGAGCTCGCCGACGTCGGGAGGGTGGATGCGGCGATTCCGCTGGCCGAACGGGCGTTATCCATGCTGGAGAGCGCCCTCGGTGCAGAACACCCCGACGTGGCCGGATCGCTCAGCAGCGTTGCGGGCCTTCACAGGACGAGAGGGGACCTCGATAAGGCGGAGCCGCTTTATTTGCGGGCGCTCACGATTCTGGAGAATGCGCTGGGGCCGGAGAGCCCGGTCGTGGCGACCCTGCTCAACAACCTCGCGCTGCTGTACGAGTTAAAAGGGGACGGGGACAAAGCGAAGCCGCTGGTCGAGCGTGCCGTCGCCATTCTGGAGAAGGCGTCGAGACCGGAGCTGCCCGGTGGGGCGGGGGATCCGGCGAGCGCGCTCGAGGAGGCTCGGCAGCTCGACGATATGGTCGCCCGCCTCTACGGAGAGCGGAAGTATGATGAGGCTATCCCGCTCGCGGAACGTGAACTCGCTCTTCTGGAGAGTGCGCTCGGGCCGGAACATACGGATGTGGCACAATTGCTCAACGGCCTGGCGATGCTCTGGTACTGGAAAGGAGACAACCCCAAGGCCGCGGCGCTTCATCAGCGCGCGCTCACCCTTCGGGAGCGAGCGCTGGGCCCCCACCATCCGTACGTGGCCCAATCGCTCAATAGCCTTGCGATGCTGCACGAACAGAAGGGGGACTACGCCCGGTCGGAACCCCTCCATGAGCGCGCGCTCGCCATTGTGGAGAAGGCATTTGGACCCGAACACCCCGACGTGGCCACTGTGCTCGGCGATCTCGCAAGGCTGCACTACTTGAAAGGGGACTACGTGAGGGCCGAGCCACTCTGGCAACGCGCTCTCGCCATCCGGGAGAAGGCCTGGGGACCCGAGCATCCTGACGTGGCCGAATCGCTCAACAACCTCGCTGAGCTGTATAGAACGAAAGGGGACCACGCGAGGGCTGAGCCACTCTACCAGCGCGCGCTCGCCCTCCTGGAGAACACGCTGGGTCCGGAGCACCCCCTCGTGGCCAAATCGCTCAGCAACTTGGCCTTGCTGAACGTTCGAAAAGGGGACTACGACAAGGCCGAGCCGATGTACCAACGCGTGATCGTCCTCCTGGAGAATGCGCTGGGGTCCCAGCACCCCGACGATCTAGCGAACGCGCATCACAACCTCGCGATGCTGCACTACAGGAAAGGGGATTATGCCAAGGCGGAGCCGCCCCTCCTGCGCGCCATCGCTACCCTGGAGAATACGCGGGGGGCCGACCACCCCCGCGTGGCCACCTGGCGCAACAACCTCGCGGCGCTATTCCTGGCCGCTGGTGAAACCACGGAGGCCATGCGACAGATGGAGCGCGCCGCGGCGATTCAGGATCGCAACGCCGCGGTTCTGTTGATGACCGGATCGGACGAGCAGAAGCGTGCCTATATGGATACGCTACGAGGCTGCACCCATCAGGTCATCTCCCTGCATGTCCAGTTCGCATCCGACGCCCAGGAGGCGACGCGGCTCGCGCTGACCACGATCCTGAACCGCAAAGGTCGGGTGCTCGATGCGATGACGGACAGCTTCGCTGCGCTGCGCCGTCGCCTCACCGTGGCGGATCAGGAGCGGCTTGACCGGCTGCGATGCGTCATCACCGAGTACAGTGCCTTCATGTGGCGAGGGCCAGGCGATACACTGCATCGCGACCACCGTGCGACCCTGGCTCGTCTCGATGAGGAGCGCCAGAATCTCGAGGCCGACATCAGCCGTCGCGCCGTCGAGCGCCAGGGTGAGCTGCTGCCCGTCACGATCGAGCAGGTACAGGCCGAGATTCCCGAGGGCGCGGTCCTCGTGGACATGGTTTGCTACCGGCCATTCGACCCCCAAACGGATCTTTGGGGCAAACCACGCTATGTGGCTTACGTGCTCCATCGTCAGGGCGAGATCGCCTGGGTCGATCTCGGCGAAGCTGAGCCCATCGATTGGGCGGTCGTCGAGCTGGCTTCGACCCTTGGAAACCCTGCCGCCGCTCCGAGGCCGCCTGCGCGCGAATTCGATGTCTCGAGCACGCCCATCGCGGATCATCGGGCACCTGCACGCGAGCTCGATCGGATGCTCCTGCAACCCATCCGCCGGTTGCTGGGTCCGACTCGTCGGATCCTGCTGAGCCCCGATGGACTGCTCAACCTCGTACCCTTCGGCGCCCTGGTGGACGAGGAGGGGCGCTACCTCGTCGAGCGGTACCAATTCAACTACCTCGCGAGCGGCCGGGATCTGTTGCGCCTGGCCAAACAGGCCGCCTGGCGACAAGGTCCCGTCGTGGTTGCAGCGCCCGACTATGGCAAGTCGACCGACGCCGCGGGTGAGACCGGGTTTCAACCGCTACACTTCGCTGAGCGGGAAGGCCGCGCCCTTGCACGAAAGATTCCCGGTGCCACGCTCCTCGCGGGAACGACCGCGACCAAGACGGCCATCACGAGGCTCGCCGGACCAAAGCTCCTCCATATCGCGACGCACGGGTTTTTCCTCCCGCCTCCGCCGGACGACGTGGACGCAGCGGTGCGTGGAACGACGCACCCGAAATCATTCATCGACAATCCGCTTTTACGCTCGGGCATCGCGTTGGCCTGCGCCAACCGCCGGCACGGCGATCAGAATGATGGTATCTTGACGGCGCTGGAAGTCTCGCAACTCGACCTGATGGGGACGAAGCTCGTCGTCTTGTCGGCGTGCGAGACGGGGGTGGGAACGATTTCCAGCGGCGACGGCGTGTACGGTCTGCGGCGCGCCCTGGTCATGGCCGGCGCAGAGACGCAGGTGATGAGCTTGTGGCGCGTCGATGATGCGGCGACGTGCGAGCTGATGGAGGCCTACTACGAGAAGCTCCTGGCCGGGGTCGGTCGCGTGGAAGCACTGCGCCAGAGCCAGATCGAAATGCTGGAGCGGCCCGACCGCGCGCACCCGTTTTACTGGGCCAGCTTCATCGCCTCGGGCAACGACGCGCCGCTCGACGTGACGCCGTAG
- a CDS encoding serine/threonine-protein kinase, with protein sequence MPPAVDAAATQTESEPLEEDSSAAAHETALADTFLADPPEHAEAASASLDEQGRTIEDRYTLVRHLGRGAHGDVWAADDRILGEQVALKWMRVAHGSMRARIRREITTLRMLRFPGVVRLIDEGIADGRPFLVMELVEGRPFPGAEKPPGTPRRIPWRTLAGSALALLETLSHVHAAGVVHRDLKPENVLVRPDGRPVVLDFGISRLQAPGSERLTSAGQLVGTPLYVAPEQILGRTVDARTDLYAIGVMLYESLTGRVPHEAKDVTSMLRARLVKPALRVEELAPELPAVVARVIDRLLATRIEDRFGSAAEVLAALRGESTNPSARLPWLGRRTAVHEVVDAVQAGRSVDIVGPRGSGRSRCMQEASRELAARGWSAAWTRPSRAPLGSILPLLGEPAGGAELRLESALAWADDALSRALGERAVLFADDAEMLDPWSAKILARYREVPGGVVRSLVSRPPGVSSDEVVEVAPLDEAVLAQLFSGPDKLFHLREDAARALWERTDGLPARIEAELLAWTHLGLARRDGPLFAVDRDALSRLHAGLVVVPSAAMTANDLDDPLHVEETLRWLSLAGRPLTLMQLARVMQCAPWRVEAACEALVLRGAVRRQRHDSFEGRGRVDYPWNELQRAEAHRAIAAILEPGDEGRLHHLLSAGLAREAAREAAVAARRYAVEGDLDAATAALAEGLRAAREQGATPEEAEILTTWAKSAFAQYTPRALDRVLYELTRARTRGAELDRLESLLRAGLAAPGAGGLHALEMADDIEPFQDPELERRRHRIRITAVAARASASLLAEVLEEVEAWAEQSGHPLAQLSLVEGRALQRYHEGRFQEAAALHAQAATLEPWKTGRISLTLNSASALLEAFRHAEAAERATEARALAAQCRDPYWEGRAEWLIRAARYRMGELEGPDHEFVDAVARVGALDLEALVCLNEAAAAMRAGMLGEGAALAGRAASVWLGMGRPFATMLARALAIACGAPPDAGEVETLAERAVACKVPGLGIQALGLLGRVSPEMKGLRKDAIAGLVREIPRTNWDRRMDVLSVNESLEGVVDTPGERVGDDDGNDGPERPAAC encoded by the coding sequence ATGCCCCCGGCGGTCGACGCAGCCGCGACGCAGACGGAGAGCGAGCCACTCGAGGAGGACTCGTCCGCCGCGGCTCATGAAACGGCCCTGGCAGACACCTTCCTCGCCGATCCGCCAGAGCACGCAGAGGCCGCCTCCGCGAGCCTCGACGAACAGGGACGCACGATCGAGGATCGTTATACCCTCGTCAGGCACCTCGGCCGCGGCGCACACGGCGACGTATGGGCGGCCGACGATCGTATCCTCGGCGAGCAGGTCGCGCTCAAGTGGATGCGCGTGGCCCATGGATCCATGCGGGCCCGTATTCGCCGCGAGATCACGACTTTGCGCATGCTGCGGTTTCCCGGCGTCGTGCGGCTGATCGACGAAGGCATCGCCGATGGAAGGCCCTTCCTCGTGATGGAGCTCGTCGAAGGCCGGCCTTTCCCGGGCGCGGAGAAGCCCCCCGGGACGCCGCGCCGCATACCATGGCGAACCCTCGCGGGTTCGGCGCTCGCGCTTCTGGAGACCCTCTCGCACGTCCACGCCGCCGGCGTCGTGCACAGGGACCTCAAGCCCGAAAATGTGCTCGTGCGCCCCGACGGGCGCCCCGTCGTGCTCGATTTCGGTATTTCACGACTGCAGGCGCCCGGCTCCGAACGGTTGACGAGCGCAGGGCAGCTCGTGGGCACGCCGCTTTATGTCGCGCCCGAGCAGATTCTCGGTCGTACGGTCGACGCACGGACGGACCTCTACGCCATCGGCGTGATGCTCTATGAATCGCTCACGGGTCGCGTGCCCCACGAAGCGAAAGACGTGACTTCGATGCTGCGCGCCCGCCTCGTGAAGCCGGCGCTGCGTGTGGAGGAGCTCGCCCCGGAGCTGCCGGCCGTCGTGGCTCGGGTCATCGATCGATTGCTCGCGACACGCATCGAGGATCGATTCGGCTCTGCTGCGGAGGTGCTGGCAGCGCTTCGAGGCGAGTCGACGAACCCTTCCGCGAGGCTCCCGTGGCTCGGTCGTCGCACGGCCGTGCACGAGGTCGTCGACGCCGTACAGGCGGGGCGCTCCGTCGATATCGTGGGCCCTCGCGGGTCGGGCCGTTCGCGTTGCATGCAGGAGGCCTCCCGCGAGCTCGCGGCCCGAGGTTGGTCTGCGGCGTGGACGCGTCCCTCGCGGGCACCACTCGGCAGTATCCTCCCATTGCTGGGAGAACCAGCCGGCGGAGCCGAGCTGCGACTCGAAAGTGCGCTCGCATGGGCAGACGACGCGCTGTCGAGGGCGCTCGGCGAACGCGCCGTCCTGTTCGCAGATGACGCGGAGATGCTCGATCCCTGGTCCGCGAAGATCCTCGCGCGGTATCGGGAGGTCCCGGGCGGAGTCGTCCGCTCCCTCGTGTCGCGGCCTCCCGGGGTATCGTCCGACGAGGTCGTGGAGGTCGCGCCGCTCGACGAGGCCGTGCTCGCGCAGCTCTTTTCTGGCCCCGACAAGCTATTTCATCTGCGGGAGGACGCTGCGCGGGCGTTGTGGGAGCGGACGGACGGGCTCCCCGCGCGAATCGAGGCGGAGCTCCTCGCGTGGACACACCTGGGCCTCGCTCGCCGCGACGGTCCGCTCTTCGCGGTCGATCGTGACGCCCTGAGCCGGCTCCACGCGGGGCTCGTGGTCGTTCCGAGCGCGGCAATGACGGCGAACGACCTCGACGATCCCCTGCACGTCGAGGAGACGCTGCGCTGGCTCTCGCTCGCCGGTCGCCCCCTGACACTCATGCAGCTCGCGCGCGTGATGCAGTGCGCCCCGTGGCGCGTCGAGGCAGCCTGTGAAGCGCTCGTTCTTCGTGGTGCAGTAAGGCGCCAGAGGCACGACAGCTTCGAGGGGCGCGGGCGCGTGGATTATCCGTGGAATGAGCTGCAGCGCGCCGAGGCGCACCGGGCCATCGCAGCCATCCTCGAGCCCGGCGACGAGGGACGGCTCCATCACCTGCTCTCCGCGGGGCTCGCCCGGGAGGCGGCGCGAGAAGCAGCCGTCGCCGCGCGGCGATATGCGGTCGAGGGAGACCTGGACGCCGCGACGGCAGCGCTCGCCGAAGGCCTCCGGGCTGCGCGCGAACAAGGCGCCACGCCCGAAGAAGCGGAGATCCTGACCACATGGGCGAAGAGCGCCTTTGCGCAGTACACACCGCGCGCGCTCGATCGGGTCCTCTACGAGCTCACGCGCGCTCGAACACGCGGCGCTGAGCTGGATCGGCTCGAATCTCTGCTCCGCGCGGGGCTCGCTGCGCCGGGGGCAGGCGGGCTCCATGCCCTCGAAATGGCTGACGACATCGAACCGTTTCAGGATCCGGAGCTCGAGCGGCGACGACATCGAATACGCATCACCGCGGTGGCGGCCCGCGCGTCGGCTTCACTCCTCGCGGAGGTGCTCGAGGAGGTCGAGGCCTGGGCAGAACAGAGCGGCCATCCGCTCGCCCAGCTCAGCCTGGTCGAGGGGCGCGCGCTCCAGCGATACCACGAGGGTCGTTTCCAGGAAGCAGCGGCGCTCCATGCCCAGGCCGCGACGCTCGAGCCATGGAAGACGGGGCGCATCTCGCTCACGCTGAACAGCGCCTCTGCATTGCTGGAAGCGTTCCGCCACGCCGAGGCAGCCGAGCGCGCCACGGAGGCGCGCGCGCTCGCAGCGCAATGCCGGGACCCCTACTGGGAAGGGCGCGCCGAATGGTTGATTCGCGCGGCGCGGTATCGAATGGGAGAGCTCGAGGGACCCGATCACGAGTTCGTCGACGCCGTCGCCCGGGTCGGCGCGCTGGACCTGGAAGCTCTCGTTTGCCTGAACGAGGCAGCAGCGGCCATGCGCGCGGGGATGCTGGGCGAGGGCGCGGCGCTCGCGGGACGGGCAGCCTCGGTATGGCTCGGGATGGGACGGCCTTTCGCGACGATGCTGGCCCGCGCGCTCGCCATCGCGTGTGGCGCGCCCCCGGACGCGGGAGAAGTGGAGACACTCGCGGAGCGGGCGGTGGCTTGCAAGGTCCCTGGCCTCGGGATTCAGGCGCTTGGCCTGCTGGGTCGAGTTTCCCCCGAAATGAAAGGTCTACGGAAGGATGCGATCGCGGGGCTCGTGCGGGAGATCCCGAGGACAAACTGGGATCGGCGGATGGATGTGCTCTCCGTGAACGAGTCGCTGGAGGGAGTCGTCGACACGCCGGGGGAGAGGGTCGGTGACGACGATGGCAACGACGGCCCGGAACGTCCCGCCGCTTGTTGA
- a CDS encoding STAS domain-containing protein: protein MSDDTSQLFTYADLRSRNAELAAENQALRAQVEEARRLSEDHALADRERYLNEERFQQTFDCAPIGMTIVSLEGRFVRVNRALAELLGYTPEEFVRLRFQDITHADDLEIDVELVGKTVRGEIPRYQLKKRYIHRDGSIVHALLHVALVRDESGEPVHFISQILDMTEQKRAYEALRASEERLRQLSTPLVPIRDDIVAMPLVGAIDPDRADRALEVLLAGISGGGVRVAILDVTGVVALDEQVAGALVRIAHAARLLGAQMVLSGIRAEVARTLVEVGADFSGIVTCANLQASITYALKISRGRAPQGAEAPRNGAGR from the coding sequence ATGAGCGACGACACATCACAGCTGTTCACCTACGCTGATTTACGGAGCCGCAATGCCGAGCTTGCGGCGGAGAATCAGGCCCTCCGCGCCCAGGTCGAGGAGGCGCGCCGGCTCAGCGAGGACCACGCGCTCGCCGATCGGGAGCGATACCTCAATGAGGAGCGATTCCAGCAGACGTTCGATTGTGCTCCGATAGGGATGACCATCGTCAGCCTGGAAGGCCGCTTCGTCCGCGTGAACCGCGCGCTCGCGGAGCTGCTCGGATACACGCCCGAAGAATTCGTGCGGCTGCGCTTTCAGGACATCACGCACGCCGACGACCTCGAGATCGACGTCGAGCTCGTCGGAAAGACGGTCCGCGGCGAGATCCCGCGCTACCAGCTCAAGAAGCGGTACATCCACCGGGACGGCTCGATCGTCCACGCCCTGCTACACGTCGCCCTCGTGCGTGACGAGAGCGGCGAGCCCGTCCACTTCATCTCGCAGATCCTCGACATGACCGAGCAAAAACGGGCGTACGAGGCGCTGCGGGCCAGCGAGGAGCGCCTGCGCCAGCTCTCCACGCCCCTCGTCCCGATCCGCGACGACATCGTCGCCATGCCGCTCGTCGGCGCGATCGATCCAGACCGCGCCGACCGGGCGCTCGAGGTGCTCCTCGCGGGCATCAGCGGCGGGGGCGTGCGCGTGGCCATCCTCGACGTCACCGGCGTGGTCGCCCTCGACGAGCAGGTGGCCGGCGCGCTCGTCCGGATCGCACACGCCGCGCGCCTGCTCGGCGCGCAGATGGTGCTGAGCGGCATTCGCGCCGAGGTGGCCCGCACCCTCGTGGAGGTCGGCGCCGATTTCTCGGGCATCGTCACGTGCGCGAACCTGCAAGCGTCGATCACGTATGCGCTGAAAATCTCCCGCGGCCGTGCCCCTCAGGGAGCCGAGGCGCCCAGAAATGGCGCTGGACGGTGA